The proteins below come from a single Triticum aestivum cultivar Chinese Spring chromosome 5D, IWGSC CS RefSeq v2.1, whole genome shotgun sequence genomic window:
- the LOC123121488 gene encoding heavy metal-associated isoprenylated plant protein 25 isoform X1, with translation MDYRQFYCMTLRMSIDCNGCYQKIRRALLQMQELESHLIDRKHGRVSVWGAFSPQDVAIKIRKRTNRRVEILELREAAGPGGGDEQGAGGGQMPPN, from the exons ATGGACTACAGG CAGTTCTACTGCATGACCCTGAGGATGAGCATAGACTGCAACGGGTGCTACCAGAAGATCAGGAGGGCGCTGCTCCAGATGCAAG AGCTGGAGAGCCACCTGATCGACCGGAAGCACGGCCGGGTGAGCGTCTGGGGCGCCTTCAGCCCGCAGGACGTGGCCATCAAGATCAGGAAGCGGACCAACCGGCGCGTCGAGATACTGGAGCTCAGGGAGGCCGCAGGGCCAGGGGGCGGCGACGAGCAGGGCGCCGGCGGTGGGCAGATGCCCCCAAACTGA
- the LOC123124785 gene encoding uncharacterized protein, producing MSSSRYPAAVVDEGNAKMAVREWVGWEEEIMLEDGNGEEHKVCYFLLRAPPQDGGKSERDLAVVGKYWGPGNMLYSADLQFLQSLQTALKSGSASARVATLALEITQIRWKSRKEVMDWLTSLVSDPPYGAFGLTCPDYHDGASKDTPSTLSTVGENKEGFTWICKLPHLDQRRKHYKSFCREGMRISVHDFVFIKSGGRESHVAYVEDMYEDGSAKNMVLVRWFEEPDGEHGVALPPDLYCREIFFGYGLQDLRVEFVEGVAVVLNPQHFEMFKKINGGCSSWQPYVCRRCIDDDTVGPFDIAQLHGYAKQEIVKEIVAASSSTVEQAKPPNNNGKAAITGLAAENHAGSSSTVTGDNTMHKQKEKPPACSTTPSSSSSVINDKTMEKQKPPPCSATTSTSSTVIGDNKTMEKHKEMPPPCSMTPQSTINGQIIESSVVPCSVVNCQTIVHNQPPPSGTSTCNAAANDASTMVNPEKMFQPGCRLEALSQDSSVRGCWFKCVVLNRREKDNKVMVRYQDLLNSEGKGQLREWLNVARIAEPDHLGIRLTKRHMLRPHLPRHNRKIESPVAVGVIVDARLNGGWWEGIVLQQETAGHVQVYLQGEGRLVELRVECLRKSFEWHEEQWMPLDARKDVAAKITLDLKKQQGVQQSAMNKGGESSSKQKAQKMGEQSSQTAAVAAAELAAPTAGLVQPLEEGDDEPANSAPPRKRFLAQGYSFEEKRLEEQAKKIKGPVDEAAKPVAAEGDGMLHGGGSADAKLCRVDPTNSDSLNGAERKGKARKSSGTKKMGSSESSSHGGTSGSASSGGAAPVNPVPMEKICVTNGEAPVIALDESEVIDLTIDD from the exons ATGAGTAGCTCGCGCTATCCGgctgctgtggtggacgagggtaaTGCTAAGATGGCGGTGAGGGAGTGGGTCGGGTGGGAGGAGGAGATCATGCTAGAGGACGGCAACGGCGAGGAGCACAAGGTGTGCTACTTCCTCCTCCGCGCGCCACCCCAGGACGGCGGTAAGAGCGAGAGGGATCTGGCGGTGGTGGGTAAGTATTGGGGACCTGGGAACATGCTGTACTCAGCGGACTTGCAGTTCCTGCAATCCCTCCAGACGGCGCTCAAGTCTGGGTCGGCGTCTGCTAGGGTGGCGACGCTGGCGTTGGAGATCACTCAGATCAGGTGGAAGTCTAGGAAAGAGGTCATGGACTGGCTCACCTCGCTCGTCTCAG ATCCCCCGTATGGAGCCTTTGGATTGACTTGTCCCGACTACCATGATGGTGCATCTAAG GATACCCCCTCAACACTCTCTACTGTTGGGGAAAATAAAGAAGGGTTCACATGGATATGCAAATTGCCCCATCTTGATCAACGTCGCAAGCACTACAAATCCTTTTGCCGAGAGGGAATGAGAATTTCG GTTCATGATTTTGTGTTCATCAAGAGTGGAGGGAGAGAGAGCCATGTTGCCTATGTGGAAGACATGTACGAAGATGGCAGTGCCAAGAACATGGTGCTGGTACGATGGTTTGAGGAACCTGATGGTGAGCACGGTGTTGCATTGCCCCCAGATCTTTATTGTAGGGAGATCTTCTTTGGATATGGGCTGCAAGATCTGAGGGTTGAATTTGTGGAGGGGGTGGCAGTGGTCCTGAATCCACAACACTTTGAGATGTTCAAGAAAATAAATGGAGGGTGCAGTAGCTGGCAGCCCTATGTATGTCGTCGATGCATCGATGATGACACTGTCGGGCCCTTTGACATCGCGCAGCTCCATGGATATGCAAAGCAGGAGATAGTAAAGGAAATTGTTGCCGCATCCTCGTCGACGGTGGAGCAGGCCAAGCCACCTAATAACAACGGTAAAGCTGCCATTACTGGTCTGGCCGCCGAGAACCATGCTGGTTCTTCCAGCACTGTTACCGGTGACAATACCATGCATAAGCAGAAGGAGAAGCCCCCTGCATGCAGCACAACTCCTTCCAGTTCCAGCTCTGTTATCAATGACAAAACCATGGAGAAGCAGAAGCCTCCTCCATGCAGCGCAACTACTTCCACTTCCAGCACTGTTATCGGTGACAACAAAACCATGGAGAAGCACAAGGAGATGCCCCCTCCATGTAGCATGACTCCACAGAGCACCATCAATGGCCAGATCATCGAAAGCAGTGTCGTTCCCTGTAGCGTGGTGAACTGTCAGACCATCGTGCATAATCAGCCGCCCCCAAGTGGTACTAGTACGTGTAATGCAGCAGCCAATGATGCGTCAACCATGGTGAACCCTGAGAAGATGTTCCAGCCCGGCTGCCGTCTTGAAGCCCTGTCCCAAGACAGCAGCGTGAGGGGTTGTTGGTTCAAATGTGTGGTACTCAATAGGAGGGAGAAAGATAACAAGGTCATGGTGCGGTACCAAGACCTTCTGAATTCCGAGGGCAAGGGACAGCTCAGG GAATGGCTCAATGTTGCAAGAATTGCAGAACCTGACCACTTGGGCATACGCCTTACTAAAAGGCACATGCTTCGCCCACACCTCCCAAGACACAACAGGAAGATCGAGTCTCCGGTGGCTGTCGGGGTCATCGTGGACGCGCGGCTGAATGGCGGATGGTGGGAGGGGATCGTGCTGCAGCAGGAGACTGCTGGCCACGTCCAAGTTTATCTCCAAG GGGAGGGGAGACTTGTGGAGCTCCGAGTGGAGTGTCTGCGAAAGTCATTTGAGTGGCATGAGGAGCAATGGATGCCTCTAGATGCAAGAAAGGATGTTGCAGCCAAGATAACCCTTGACCTGAAGAAGCAGCAGGGCGTCCAGCAATCTGCAATGAACAAGGGTGGTGAGAGCTCTTCAAAACAGAAGGCTCAGAAGATGGGTGAGCAGTCTAGCCAGACGGCGGCCGTCGCAGCCGCAGAGCTGGCTGCGCCAACCGCAGGACTGGTGCAGCCTTTGGAGGAAGGTGACGATGAACCTGCAAACTCTGCTCCTCCACGGAAGAGGTTCCTGGCTCAGGGCTACTCTTTCGAGGAAAAAAGGCTGGAGGAGCAGGCCAAAAAGATCAAGGGTCCTGTTGATGAAGCTGCAAAACCAGTCGCAGCGGAGGGAGATGGCATGCTCCACGGCGGCGGCTCAGCTGATGCCAAGCTGTGCCGGGTTGATCCTACAAACTCTGACAGCCTGAATGGCGCTGAACGCAAGGGCAAGGCTCGAAAATCTTCTGGCACAAAGAAAATGGGGTCTTCGGAGAGCAGCAGCCATGGAGGCACCAGTGGCTCTGCCTCCAGTGGAGGTGCTGCGCCGGTGAATCCAGTGCCCATGGAAAAGATATGCGTGACCAATGGCGAGGCTCCTGTCATCGCCCTGGACGAATCGGAGGTGATCGACCTGACCATAGATGACTGA
- the LOC123121488 gene encoding heavy metal-associated isoprenylated plant protein 25 isoform X2, protein MDYRFYCMTLRMSIDCNGCYQKIRRALLQMQELESHLIDRKHGRVSVWGAFSPQDVAIKIRKRTNRRVEILELREAAGPGGGDEQGAGGGQMPPN, encoded by the exons ATGGACTACAGG TTCTACTGCATGACCCTGAGGATGAGCATAGACTGCAACGGGTGCTACCAGAAGATCAGGAGGGCGCTGCTCCAGATGCAAG AGCTGGAGAGCCACCTGATCGACCGGAAGCACGGCCGGGTGAGCGTCTGGGGCGCCTTCAGCCCGCAGGACGTGGCCATCAAGATCAGGAAGCGGACCAACCGGCGCGTCGAGATACTGGAGCTCAGGGAGGCCGCAGGGCCAGGGGGCGGCGACGAGCAGGGCGCCGGCGGTGGGCAGATGCCCCCAAACTGA
- the LOC123121487 gene encoding dihydrolipoyllysine-residue acetyltransferase component 4 of pyruvate dehydrogenase complex, chloroplastic isoform X2, with protein sequence MASLASLSIYTVPGRAVRAESVQAPRRRRMAVVRAKVREIFMPALSSTMTEGKIVSWTTAEGDRVSKGDPVVVVESDKADMDVETFHDGIIAAVLVPAGGTAPVGAPIALLAESEEDVALAQARAQALSKALGEETPPPHAAATAPPTVAPAPAPVTAPTNGIATPHAKKLAKQHRVDISNVVGTGLNGRITAADVEAAAGIQPKPKAAPPPPPAAHSAPPAGIPLVTAVRQPGLLPPVPGATVVPFTSMQSAVSRNMVESLSVPTFRVGYAIKTDKLDALYEKVKLKGVTKTLLLVKAAGMALAQHPVVNASCRDGKSFSYNSSINVAVAVAIEGGLLTPVLEDVDKLDIYLLAQKWRALLKKTRLKQLQPNEYNSGTFSLSNLGMFGVDRFDAILPPGQVSYFPDLCSGGYHGCWSIETYCYC encoded by the exons ATGGCGTCGCTGGCTTCTCTCTCCATCTACACCGTGCCGGGGCGCGCAGTCCGTGCGGAGTCCGTTCAAGCCCCTCGCCGGCGGCGTATGGCGGTGGTGCGGGCGAAGGTGCGCGAGATCTTCATGCCTGCGCTGAGCTCGACGATGACGGAAGGCAAGATCGTCTCCTGGACGACCGCCGAGGGAGACCGCGTCTCCAAGGGCGACCCCGTGGTGGTCGTAGAGTCCGACAAGGCAGACATGGATGTGGAGACCTTCCACGACGGCATcatcgccgccgtcctcgtccCGGCCGGTGGGACCGCCCCCGTCGGCGCCCCCATCGCCCTCCTCGCCGAGTCCGAGGAGGATGTCGCCCTCGCGCAGGCGCGTGCCCAGGCCCTATCCAAGGCCCTGGGCGAAGAAACCCCTCCGCCCCATGCTGCCGCCACGGCTCCACCTACCGTGGCTCCTGCTCCGGCACCAGTGACCGCGCCCACGAATGGCATCGCTACGCCTCATGCGAAGAAGCTCGCGAAGCAGCACAGAGTGGACATCTCCAATGTTGTCGGCACAGGGCTAAACGGCCGCATCACGGCGGCTGACGTTGAGGCAGCCGCTGGCATCCAGCCAAAGCCAAAGGCCGCTCCACCTCCACCCCCTGCAGCTCACTCTGCGCCTCCGGCTGGCATACCATTAGTAACTGCAGTCAGACAACCAGGACTGCTTCCTCCAGTGCCTGGTGCGACTGTGGTGCCATTCACATCGATGCAATCGGCGGTGAGCAGGAACATGGTGGAGAGCTTGTCAGTGCCAACGTTCCGAGTTGGGTATGCCATCAAGACTGATAAGCTCGATGCACTCTATGAGAAG GTTAAGTTGAAAGGAGTTACAAAAACATTGTTGCTGGTGAAAGCGGCAGGCATGGCACTCGCTCAGCACCCAGTTGTGAATGCCAGCTGCAGGGATGGAAAGAGCTTCAGTTACAACAGTAGTATCAACGTCGCGGTGGCGGTTGCCATTGAGGGTGGCCTTCTTACGCCCGTGTTAGAGGATGTTGATAAG TTGGATATATATCTGCTTGCACAAAAATGGAGAGCCCTGCTCAAGAAGACACGTCTGAAGCAGCTCCAACCAAATGAATACAACTCAG GGACGTTTTCGCTGTCCAATCTTGGTATGTTTGGGGTGGACAGATTTGATGCAATCCTTCCACCTGGTCAGGTGAGTTATTTTCCTGATCTCTGCTCAG GGGGCTATCATGGCTGTTGGAGCATCGAGACCTACTGTTATTGCTGA
- the LOC123121487 gene encoding dihydrolipoyllysine-residue acetyltransferase component 4 of pyruvate dehydrogenase complex, chloroplastic isoform X1: protein MASLASLSIYTVPGRAVRAESVQAPRRRRMAVVRAKVREIFMPALSSTMTEGKIVSWTTAEGDRVSKGDPVVVVESDKADMDVETFHDGIIAAVLVPAGGTAPVGAPIALLAESEEDVALAQARAQALSKALGEETPPPHAAATAPPTVAPAPAPVTAPTNGIATPHAKKLAKQHRVDISNVVGTGLNGRITAADVEAAAGIQPKPKAAPPPPPAAHSAPPAGIPLVTAVRQPGLLPPVPGATVVPFTSMQSAVSRNMVESLSVPTFRVGYAIKTDKLDALYEKVKLKGVTKTLLLVKAAGMALAQHPVVNASCRDGKSFSYNSSINVAVAVAIEGGLLTPVLEDVDKLDIYLLAQKWRALLKKTRLKQLQPNEYNSGTFSLSNLGMFGVDRFDAILPPGQGAIMAVGASRPTVIADKDGFFSIKNEMLVNVTADHRIIYGADLAAFLQTFAKIVEDPESLTL, encoded by the exons ATGGCGTCGCTGGCTTCTCTCTCCATCTACACCGTGCCGGGGCGCGCAGTCCGTGCGGAGTCCGTTCAAGCCCCTCGCCGGCGGCGTATGGCGGTGGTGCGGGCGAAGGTGCGCGAGATCTTCATGCCTGCGCTGAGCTCGACGATGACGGAAGGCAAGATCGTCTCCTGGACGACCGCCGAGGGAGACCGCGTCTCCAAGGGCGACCCCGTGGTGGTCGTAGAGTCCGACAAGGCAGACATGGATGTGGAGACCTTCCACGACGGCATcatcgccgccgtcctcgtccCGGCCGGTGGGACCGCCCCCGTCGGCGCCCCCATCGCCCTCCTCGCCGAGTCCGAGGAGGATGTCGCCCTCGCGCAGGCGCGTGCCCAGGCCCTATCCAAGGCCCTGGGCGAAGAAACCCCTCCGCCCCATGCTGCCGCCACGGCTCCACCTACCGTGGCTCCTGCTCCGGCACCAGTGACCGCGCCCACGAATGGCATCGCTACGCCTCATGCGAAGAAGCTCGCGAAGCAGCACAGAGTGGACATCTCCAATGTTGTCGGCACAGGGCTAAACGGCCGCATCACGGCGGCTGACGTTGAGGCAGCCGCTGGCATCCAGCCAAAGCCAAAGGCCGCTCCACCTCCACCCCCTGCAGCTCACTCTGCGCCTCCGGCTGGCATACCATTAGTAACTGCAGTCAGACAACCAGGACTGCTTCCTCCAGTGCCTGGTGCGACTGTGGTGCCATTCACATCGATGCAATCGGCGGTGAGCAGGAACATGGTGGAGAGCTTGTCAGTGCCAACGTTCCGAGTTGGGTATGCCATCAAGACTGATAAGCTCGATGCACTCTATGAGAAG GTTAAGTTGAAAGGAGTTACAAAAACATTGTTGCTGGTGAAAGCGGCAGGCATGGCACTCGCTCAGCACCCAGTTGTGAATGCCAGCTGCAGGGATGGAAAGAGCTTCAGTTACAACAGTAGTATCAACGTCGCGGTGGCGGTTGCCATTGAGGGTGGCCTTCTTACGCCCGTGTTAGAGGATGTTGATAAG TTGGATATATATCTGCTTGCACAAAAATGGAGAGCCCTGCTCAAGAAGACACGTCTGAAGCAGCTCCAACCAAATGAATACAACTCAG GGACGTTTTCGCTGTCCAATCTTGGTATGTTTGGGGTGGACAGATTTGATGCAATCCTTCCACCTGGTCAG GGGGCTATCATGGCTGTTGGAGCATCGAGACCTACTGTTATTGCTGACAAGGATGGTTTTTTCAGTATCAAGAATGAAATGCTG GTCAATGTTACTGCTGATCACAGGATTATATATGGCGCTGACTTGGCAGCATTTCTGCAAACATTTGCAAAGATTGTCGAGGACCCTGAGAGCTTAACACTGTAG